In Sulfitobacter albidus, the following proteins share a genomic window:
- the cobJ gene encoding precorrin-3B C(17)-methyltransferase, whose protein sequence is MSGWVAIVGLGPGRESLVTPEVRSVLADATDVIGYIPYVKRITPRDGLTLHASDNRVEIDRATHALTLAQSGARVVVVSSGDPGVFAMASAVFEAYEAQPRFADVPITVHPGITAMLAASAALGAPLGHDFCCINLSDNLKPWSVIENRLRMAARGDFAMAFYNPRSKSRPVQFGHALAILREECAPGTLISFARNVSHDDQRLVTVPLSEATEDMADMRTLVIVGNSATRRVGPYLYTPRSAEA, encoded by the coding sequence GTGAGCGGCTGGGTCGCCATCGTTGGCCTTGGCCCTGGCCGCGAAAGCCTCGTGACACCTGAGGTGCGAAGCGTGCTGGCCGACGCGACCGATGTGATCGGCTATATTCCCTACGTCAAACGCATCACCCCGCGCGACGGGCTGACGCTGCACGCCAGCGACAACCGGGTCGAGATCGACCGCGCCACCCATGCGCTGACGCTGGCGCAGAGTGGGGCGCGGGTGGTCGTGGTCTCCTCGGGCGATCCGGGCGTATTCGCCATGGCCTCCGCTGTGTTCGAGGCCTATGAGGCGCAGCCGCGGTTCGCCGATGTGCCGATCACCGTGCATCCCGGCATCACAGCGATGCTGGCCGCCTCTGCGGCACTGGGTGCACCGCTGGGCCATGATTTCTGCTGCATCAATCTCAGCGACAACCTCAAACCTTGGTCGGTGATCGAAAACCGCCTGCGCATGGCCGCGCGCGGGGATTTTGCCATGGCGTTCTACAACCCCCGCTCCAAATCGCGCCCCGTGCAATTTGGCCACGCACTCGCGATCCTGCGCGAGGAATGCGCGCCGGGCACGCTCATCAGCTTTGCCCGCAACGTCAGCCACGACGACCAGCGCCTCGTGACCGTGCCCTTGTCCGAGGCGACCGAAGACATGGCGGACATGCGGACGCTTGTGATCGTGGGAAACTCGGCGACCCGACGCGTGGGCCCCTACCTCTACACCCCCCGCTCGGCGGAGGCGTGA
- the cobG gene encoding precorrin-3B synthase, whose amino-acid sequence MSAHEVKGWCPGALRPMRSGDGLVVRVRPFGGRLRRAQADGIATLAAAHGNGLLDLSSRGNLQIRGVTDTSLPHLIEGLRAMGLIDPSEEVESRRNILVTPFWAPGDGTEGLVSALTDALSTPDAPALPGKFGFAIDTQRSPALQNASADIRLERDAQGGLILVAEGMLTGKPVTQQTAVAEAMALADWFTRAGGGARRMSALIATGTVPKGHDTPRQAGNAAPVPGPVPAGVLVGFAFGQMRVETLAGLAKHGSLRLTPWRLLLVENARDLPDIDGVLIDPADPLLRITACTGAPRCEQALQETRALGRALAPHLGAGATLHISGCTKGCAHPRPAPLTLTGQARGFALIHNGTAADTPIRTGLAPDELKDHI is encoded by the coding sequence GTGAGCGCGCATGAGGTCAAGGGCTGGTGCCCGGGTGCGCTGCGCCCAATGCGCTCCGGTGATGGTCTGGTGGTTCGCGTGCGTCCCTTCGGCGGGCGGTTGAGGCGCGCGCAGGCCGACGGCATCGCCACGCTCGCCGCCGCCCATGGCAATGGTCTGCTGGATCTGTCGAGCCGGGGAAACCTGCAAATCCGCGGCGTAACCGATACCAGTCTCCCCCACTTGATCGAAGGCTTGCGCGCGATGGGTCTGATTGACCCCTCGGAAGAGGTCGAGAGCCGTCGCAATATCCTCGTCACTCCGTTCTGGGCGCCTGGCGACGGGACCGAAGGGCTGGTAAGCGCGTTGACAGACGCACTTTCCACGCCGGACGCGCCAGCGCTTCCCGGTAAATTCGGCTTTGCCATCGACACGCAACGCAGCCCCGCCCTGCAAAACGCCTCTGCCGATATCCGGCTGGAACGCGACGCTCAGGGCGGGCTGATCTTGGTGGCCGAAGGGATGCTGACCGGCAAACCGGTGACGCAGCAGACCGCCGTGGCTGAGGCGATGGCGCTTGCCGATTGGTTCACACGCGCCGGCGGTGGCGCCCGACGCATGTCAGCACTGATCGCGACGGGCACTGTGCCCAAGGGGCATGACACGCCCCGCCAAGCAGGGAATGCTGCGCCTGTACCGGGGCCCGTTCCCGCGGGCGTGCTCGTTGGTTTTGCCTTTGGACAGATGCGCGTCGAAACACTGGCGGGCCTCGCCAAACACGGCAGCCTGCGCCTGACGCCGTGGCGCCTGCTGCTGGTCGAGAACGCCCGCGATCTGCCCGACATCGACGGCGTCCTCATAGATCCCGCCGATCCGCTGTTGCGCATCACCGCCTGCACCGGCGCGCCGCGCTGCGAACAAGCACTGCAGGAAACGCGGGCGCTGGGCCGCGCCCTCGCGCCGCATCTTGGCGCCGGGGCTACGCTGCACATCTCCGGCTGCACCAAGGGGTGCGCCCATCCGCGCCCCGCGCCGCTGACACTGACGGGGCAGGCGCGGGGCTTTGCCCTCATCCACAATGGCACCGCCGCCGATACACCGATCCGCACGGGCCTCGCGCCCGATGAGCTGAAAGACCACATCTGA
- a CDS encoding cobalt-precorrin-6A reductase — protein MRVLLLGGTTEASALARALHSAGIDTVFSYAGRTKAPVAQPVTTRVGGFGGADGLREYITAKQITNVVDATHPFAARMSWNAHAACAAVDVPLVRFERPAWSPVDGDDWQNVSDLNAACAALPQSPARVFLAIGRMHLHAFAAAPQHRYLLRLVDPPDGALPLPQTDLIIARGPFDLAGDTALMRVHGITHVVAKNAGGTGARAKIDAARAVGAKVIMVDRPKLPQGTVCAEIETVLHHLHASAERGV, from the coding sequence ATGCGCGTCCTTCTGCTGGGCGGAACCACAGAGGCAAGCGCGTTGGCCCGTGCCCTGCATTCCGCCGGGATAGACACTGTCTTCAGCTACGCAGGCCGCACCAAGGCGCCGGTTGCCCAGCCCGTCACAACCCGTGTGGGCGGTTTTGGCGGTGCGGATGGGTTGCGGGAATACATAACGGCAAAGCAGATCACGAATGTGGTCGACGCCACGCATCCCTTTGCCGCGCGGATGTCGTGGAACGCGCACGCTGCCTGCGCGGCTGTTGACGTGCCGCTGGTCCGCTTTGAACGACCGGCGTGGTCGCCTGTCGACGGTGATGACTGGCAAAATGTTTCCGACCTGAACGCGGCCTGTGCTGCCCTGCCCCAAAGCCCTGCGCGCGTTTTTCTGGCCATCGGGCGCATGCATCTGCACGCCTTCGCCGCAGCTCCGCAGCATCGCTATCTTTTGCGGCTCGTCGATCCACCCGATGGTGCGTTGCCCCTGCCGCAGACCGATCTGATCATCGCCCGTGGGCCGTTTGATTTGGCAGGCGATACCGCGCTGATGAGGGTACACGGCATCACCCATGTCGTTGCCAAAAACGCCGGGGGCACCGGCGCACGGGCCAAGATCGACGCGGCGCGGGCTGTAGGTGCAAAGGTCATCATGGTGGACCGACCAAAGCTGCCCCAAGGCACCGTTTGCGCCGAAATAGAGACTGTTCTGCACCACCTTCACGCCTCCGCCGAGCGGGGGGTGTAG
- a CDS encoding precorrin-2 C(20)-methyltransferase: MGKVICAGLGPGDPELMSVKSDRAIRGARHVAFFRKKGRAGQARTIVKDMLRDDVIEYPMEYPVTTEIPFGSDAYRQLMVDFYAEWADRLEALAREHEVVVLCEGDPFFYGSFMHLHTRLQGRAEVEVLPAIPGMVGCWNALDTPFTWGDDVLSVLMGTLPEEDLITHMQRADALVVMKTGRNLPRVRRALATTGRLDDAWLVERGTMPGQRIARLADVADDDCPYFAIVLVHGQGRRPEADA, encoded by the coding sequence ATGGGCAAGGTTATCTGCGCGGGCCTCGGCCCCGGTGATCCCGAGTTGATGAGCGTGAAATCCGATCGCGCGATCCGGGGCGCGCGCCATGTGGCGTTCTTTCGCAAGAAAGGGCGCGCCGGGCAGGCCCGCACCATCGTCAAGGACATGCTGCGCGACGACGTGATCGAATACCCGATGGAATACCCCGTCACGACCGAAATCCCCTTTGGCAGTGACGCATATCGCCAGCTGATGGTGGATTTCTACGCCGAATGGGCCGACCGGCTGGAGGCCCTCGCGCGTGAGCATGAAGTGGTCGTTCTGTGCGAGGGCGATCCATTCTTTTACGGCTCGTTCATGCACCTGCACACCCGCCTTCAGGGCCGCGCCGAGGTGGAGGTCTTGCCTGCCATTCCCGGTATGGTCGGCTGCTGGAACGCGCTTGATACGCCGTTTACCTGGGGTGACGATGTGCTCAGCGTGCTTATGGGCACGCTGCCCGAGGAGGATCTGATCACCCACATGCAGCGCGCCGATGCGCTGGTGGTGATGAAAACCGGCCGCAACCTGCCCCGCGTGCGCCGCGCGCTGGCCACGACAGGGCGCCTCGATGATGCGTGGCTGGTGGAGCGTGGCACGATGCCTGGCCAACGCATCGCGCGGCTGGCCGATGTGGCCGATGACGACTGCCCCTATTTCGCAATCGTTCTGGTGCACGGGCAAGGACGGCGGCCCGAGGCCGACGCGTGA
- a CDS encoding precorrin-8X methylmutase produces MPHEYITDGAEIYRQSFATIRAEAALSRFTPEEEIVAVRMIHAAGMVGLEAHVAFTDGMAIAARAALEDGAPILCDAYMVSEGITRKRLPCENEVICTLRDTRVPDMARDMANTRSAAALELWRPHLAGAVVAIGNAPTALFHLLNMLEDADCPRPAAIIGCPVGFIGAAESKDALMAAPPVPSMIVRGRLGGSAITVAAVNALASRVE; encoded by the coding sequence ATGCCACATGAATACATCACCGACGGGGCGGAGATTTACCGCCAGTCGTTCGCCACCATCCGAGCCGAGGCGGCGCTGAGCCGTTTCACGCCGGAGGAAGAAATCGTCGCCGTGCGCATGATCCACGCCGCCGGCATGGTCGGGCTGGAGGCGCACGTGGCCTTTACCGATGGCATGGCAATCGCCGCGCGCGCGGCCCTTGAGGATGGTGCGCCGATCCTCTGTGATGCCTATATGGTCAGCGAAGGCATCACGCGCAAACGCCTGCCGTGCGAGAATGAGGTCATCTGCACCCTGCGCGACACCCGCGTGCCCGACATGGCGCGCGACATGGCCAACACCCGCTCCGCCGCAGCGCTTGAGCTATGGCGCCCGCATCTGGCCGGCGCGGTCGTCGCCATCGGTAACGCGCCCACGGCGCTCTTCCACCTGCTCAACATGCTCGAAGACGCCGATTGCCCGCGCCCCGCCGCGATCATCGGCTGCCCCGTCGGATTTATCGGCGCGGCGGAAAGCAAGGACGCGCTGATGGCCGCCCCTCCGGTCCCGTCAATGATCGTGCGCGGTCGGCTGGGCGGCTCGGCGATCACGGTGGCGGCGGTCAACGCGCTCGCCAGCAGGGTGGAGTGA